A single genomic interval of Candidatus Methylomirabilota bacterium harbors:
- a CDS encoding SDR family NAD(P)-dependent oxidoreductase: MDLGIKDRVALVTGGARSLGKADCLALAAEGCRVIVLDLNAQGAAETAKEIGDQGGTARGYEADITNRPQLAEVIAKAQSEVGPVDICVNNAGFIYTMGQLKDMQDADWDMNLQINLTGTYNVTKAVFPGMRERKWGRIICMASIAGLMGGFGQAAYSTGKMGLVGFAKSVALEGARYNVTSNVIAPGIIGPNANLSPLYDRMVKRVAMQVEGRPEDVAHAIAFLCSERARYITGAVLTVTGGMDLFTF; encoded by the coding sequence ATGGATCTCGGAATCAAGGACCGCGTCGCCCTCGTCACGGGCGGCGCCCGGAGTTTGGGGAAGGCCGACTGCCTCGCGCTGGCCGCCGAGGGCTGTCGGGTCATCGTCCTCGACCTCAATGCCCAGGGCGCCGCGGAGACGGCCAAGGAGATCGGCGACCAGGGGGGCACGGCGCGCGGGTACGAAGCCGACATCACCAATCGCCCGCAGCTGGCCGAGGTCATCGCCAAGGCCCAGTCCGAGGTCGGCCCCGTGGACATCTGCGTGAACAATGCGGGCTTCATCTACACCATGGGCCAGCTCAAGGACATGCAGGACGCCGACTGGGACATGAACCTCCAGATCAATCTCACCGGCACCTACAATGTGACCAAGGCCGTGTTTCCGGGCATGCGGGAGCGCAAGTGGGGACGCATCATCTGCATGGCCTCCATCGCGGGCCTCATGGGCGGCTTCGGGCAAGCCGCCTACTCCACGGGCAAGATGGGTCTGGTGGGCTTCGCCAAGTCCGTGGCTCTGGAGGGCGCGCGCTACAATGTCACGTCCAATGTCATCGCGCCCGGGATCATCGGACCCAACGCCAACCTTTCGCCGCTCTATGATCGAATGGTGAAGCGAGTGGCCATGCAGGTCGAAGGCCGGCCCGAGGACGTCGCCCATGCCATCGCGTTCCTCTGCTCGGAGCGCGCCCGCTACATCACGGGAGCCGTGCTCACCGTGACGGGCGGGATGGATCTGTTCACCTTCTAG
- a CDS encoding VOC family protein — MQSVLTRIDHVMICVANLEQGLEAYTRLGFNIYPGGVHTGRGTHNAIAYHEEDYLELMSVRDRQEYLSSSGPGGGLLEFLSHGDGLRFVIVQSDDLGADVAAMRRRGVEVGEPSEGGRRTPAGHELRWKMAVLGPDHPLPILFIQHLTPLAERRAQLPRAGNHPNGVLRTERVYIAVPDVAAAAKAYSQVLGMSVPPIQRGAVIKADMAVFDLGPTGLTVAQPAEPGPAADALSRRGPGPFQVLYRTSSMEAAARWMADHGVPPPTRGVRNTGEQAMLVPPEHACGTYIGFAGPA, encoded by the coding sequence ATGCAATCCGTGTTGACCCGCATCGATCACGTCATGATCTGCGTCGCCAATCTGGAGCAGGGCCTCGAGGCCTACACACGCCTCGGGTTCAACATCTATCCGGGCGGCGTCCATACCGGCCGGGGGACGCACAACGCCATCGCCTATCACGAGGAAGACTATCTCGAGCTGATGAGCGTGCGCGATCGTCAGGAATACCTGTCATCCTCGGGTCCCGGCGGCGGTCTGCTCGAGTTTCTCTCCCATGGCGACGGGCTCCGCTTCGTCATCGTGCAGAGCGACGATCTGGGCGCCGATGTGGCGGCCATGCGACGGCGCGGCGTCGAGGTCGGCGAGCCCAGCGAGGGTGGTCGCCGGACTCCGGCCGGACACGAGCTGAGGTGGAAGATGGCGGTGCTCGGCCCGGATCACCCGCTCCCCATTCTCTTCATTCAGCATCTGACGCCGCTCGCGGAGCGACGGGCGCAGTTGCCCCGGGCCGGGAACCATCCCAACGGCGTTCTCCGGACGGAGCGGGTCTACATCGCCGTCCCCGACGTCGCGGCCGCCGCCAAGGCCTACAGCCAGGTGCTCGGCATGTCCGTGCCGCCCATCCAGCGTGGCGCCGTCATCAAGGCCGACATGGCCGTGTTCGATCTCGGCCCCACCGGTCTCACGGTGGCGCAGCCCGCCGAGCCTGGACCCGCCGCCGATGCGCTCAGCCGGCGCGGCCCGGGGCCATTTCAGGTCTTGTATCGGACGAGCAGCATGGAGGCCGCCGCGCGCTGGATGGCGGACCACGGCGTGCCGCCTCCCACGCGCGGCGTCCGGAATACCGGCGAGCAGGCCATGCTGGTTCCCCCCGAGCACGCGTGTGGAACGTATATCGGCTTCGCGGGGCCTGCGTAG
- a CDS encoding enoyl-CoA hydratase-related protein produces MPYETMKLEREESFAVVTLNRPPANAISEALMKELNAVLSEIESDGAVQCLIITGAGDKIFCAGADLGSAFSGPDVTSFIRFGNSVLRRIERFPKPVIAAINGHALGGGCEISMACHIRILKQSARMGQTESNLGIIPGYGGTQRFPRLVGRGRALEHLILGTQISAEECYRIGLVNRLAKDGETLTDAKALARELVKRPPIATRLIIEAIDDGIQAPIDQALEIELRAFEKVLKTEDAGEGIQAFFQKRPAQFKGK; encoded by the coding sequence ATGCCGTACGAAACCATGAAGCTCGAGCGCGAAGAATCCTTCGCGGTCGTGACTCTGAACCGCCCGCCCGCCAACGCGATCAGCGAAGCGTTGATGAAGGAGCTGAACGCCGTGCTGTCCGAGATCGAGTCGGACGGCGCCGTCCAGTGCCTCATCATCACGGGCGCCGGGGACAAGATCTTCTGCGCGGGCGCGGATCTCGGCTCGGCCTTCTCCGGGCCCGACGTGACCTCCTTCATCCGCTTCGGCAACTCCGTGCTCCGCCGCATCGAGCGCTTTCCCAAGCCCGTCATCGCGGCCATCAATGGCCATGCTCTGGGCGGCGGGTGCGAGATTTCCATGGCCTGCCACATCCGCATCCTCAAGCAGTCGGCACGGATGGGCCAGACCGAGTCCAACCTGGGGATCATTCCAGGCTATGGCGGCACCCAGCGCTTTCCGCGACTGGTGGGACGGGGACGAGCCCTCGAGCACCTGATCCTCGGCACCCAGATCTCTGCGGAAGAGTGCTACCGCATCGGACTCGTGAATCGCCTGGCCAAGGACGGCGAGACGCTCACTGACGCCAAGGCGCTGGCGCGCGAGCTCGTCAAGCGCCCGCCCATCGCCACGCGGCTCATCATCGAGGCGATCGACGACGGCATCCAGGCGCCCATCGATCAAGCCCTGGAGATCGAGCTGCGCGCCTTCGAGAAGGTCTTGAAGACCGAGGACGCGGGCGAGGGTATTCAGGCCTTTTTCCAGAAGCGGCCCGCCCAGTTCAAGGGCAAGTAG
- a CDS encoding SCP2 sterol-binding domain-containing protein has protein sequence MPTVKETFDLMPTKFKPASATGVNKTIQYEIGGDGGGTWHAVIKDGTCTVNTGPAAAADLTITMAAQDWLDMISGKLNGQTAFMSGKLKLKGDMGFAMKMGSLFQV, from the coding sequence ATGCCGACTGTCAAAGAGACCTTCGACCTGATGCCGACCAAGTTCAAGCCCGCCAGTGCCACGGGGGTCAACAAGACCATCCAGTACGAGATCGGCGGCGACGGCGGCGGCACCTGGCATGCCGTGATCAAGGACGGCACCTGCACGGTGAACACCGGCCCCGCGGCCGCGGCCGACCTGACCATCACCATGGCCGCGCAGGACTGGCTGGACATGATCAGCGGCAAGCTCAACGGCCAGACGGCCTTCATGTCGGGCAAGCTCAAGCTCAAGGGCGACATGGGCTTCGCCATGAAGATGGGGAGCCTCTTCCAGGTCTAG